A portion of the Cryptomeria japonica chromosome 5, Sugi_1.0, whole genome shotgun sequence genome contains these proteins:
- the LOC131079365 gene encoding homeobox-leucine zipper protein HOX17, which translates to MEVMDAVNQDCDTTLGLGIRIGISGQSDGDPSVPIELDLLPLAPIPRHSAVSEVFQCTKSLSEQEIIDVNKLPLVTSCSTSTQHDNIVSSSPHREGSYGVGIKRERCGLMEEGCCKVSEEEAESGGTRKKLKLSRDQSALLEESFRENSTLNTKQKQALAKKLNLRSRQVEVWFQNRRARTKLKQTEVDCEFLKKCYETLREENRRLLKELAQLRSVKVAASSPLYMQLPRAALSMCPSCQRVVTSDNTMPFAPLPNPHFYTSYKHSSVSC; encoded by the exons ATGGAAGTAATGGATGCAGTGAATCAAGATTGTGATACGACTTTGGGTCTGGGAATCAGAATTGGTATAAGTGGACAATCTGATGGCGACCCATCTGTTCCAATTGAGTTAGATCTTCTCCCCTTGGCTCCCATCCCTCGCCATTCAGCTGTTTCAGAGGTTTTCCAATGCACAAAGAGTTTATCAG AGCAggaaatcattgatgtcaataagttgcCTCTTGTAACCTCTTGTTCTACCTCTACCCAACATGACAATATTGTCTCATCTTCCCCTCACAGAGAAGGCAGCTATGGAGTAGGTATCAAGAGAGAACGTTGTGGGCTTATGGAGGAAGGTTGTTGTAAAGTTAGTGAGGAAGAAGCAGAGAGTGGTGGTACAAGGAAGAAGCTCAAACTGTCAAGAGATCAGTCTGCACTTTTGGAGGAGAGCTTCAGAGAGAACAGTACTCTTAATACT AAACAAAAACAAGCCCTGGCCAAGAAGCTGAATCTTCGCTCTAGACAAGTTGAAGTCTGGTTCCAAAACAGGAGGGCAAG GACCAAGCTAAAACAAACAGAAGTGGACTGTGAATTCTTGAAGAAGTGCTATGAAACTCTGAGGGAGGAAAACAGAAGACTGCTGAAAGAGTTAGCCCAACTGAGATCTGTGAAAGTCGCAGCAAGCTCTCCATTGTACATGCAATTGCCCAGGGCAGCTCTAAGCATGTGTCCTTCCTGTCAAAGAGTTGTGACCTCTGATAACACCATGCCTTTTGCTCCTCTGCCAAATCCACACTTCTATACCTCATATAAGCACTCTTCTGTATCATGCTGA